The Nitrospira sp. genome window below encodes:
- a CDS encoding sigma-54-dependent Fis family transcriptional regulator, whose amino-acid sequence MEVLGEMVGASPAICEVFNLIRKVATTDMPVLLTGETGTGKELTAQAIHVRSFRKEGPFISLNCEAIPETLLESELFGHERGAGVDAVNQKKGKLEAAAGGTVFLDEVGNLLPSLQVKLLKFLQDGTCQRVGGQETLRVDARVIAATNINLKASIGQGTFREDLYYRLGALHLHLPPLRERDEDTLFMAMGFLRRAAADSHKLISGFTSEAVDAMRAHPWPGNVRELNNRVRRAVVMAEGHEITSRDLDLVKEVHPTSDSLHSLRAAHRRIEIELLVRAINLHRGNLSRIARDLEVSRSTLYRKLRAYGLEKSVPSNTSLRASDRATRRDTTRSSAVEHL is encoded by the coding sequence GTGGAAGTCTTAGGTGAAATGGTAGGCGCGAGTCCGGCCATCTGTGAGGTGTTTAACCTGATTCGTAAAGTCGCGACAACGGACATGCCGGTGCTGTTGACCGGAGAAACCGGTACCGGCAAGGAGTTGACTGCTCAGGCCATCCATGTGCGTAGTTTTCGGAAGGAGGGGCCATTTATCTCGCTCAATTGTGAGGCTATTCCAGAAACTCTTTTGGAATCTGAGCTGTTTGGTCATGAGCGAGGGGCCGGTGTCGATGCCGTGAATCAAAAGAAGGGCAAGCTGGAAGCGGCCGCTGGAGGCACGGTATTCCTCGATGAAGTCGGTAATCTGTTGCCTTCTTTACAAGTGAAATTGCTCAAGTTTTTGCAGGACGGTACGTGTCAACGAGTCGGCGGCCAAGAAACCTTACGGGTGGATGCACGGGTGATCGCAGCGACAAATATCAATTTGAAAGCCTCCATTGGCCAGGGGACCTTTCGGGAGGATCTCTACTATCGGTTGGGTGCCTTGCATCTCCACCTCCCGCCGCTGAGAGAGCGAGACGAGGATACGTTGTTCATGGCGATGGGCTTCCTGAGACGCGCGGCCGCGGATTCGCACAAACTCATCTCAGGTTTCACCTCGGAAGCCGTTGACGCTATGCGCGCCCACCCTTGGCCTGGGAATGTGCGGGAACTGAACAATCGCGTTCGGCGGGCTGTTGTCATGGCAGAAGGACATGAGATTACATCACGGGACCTCGACCTCGTCAAAGAAGTGCACCCCACGTCCGACTCACTTCATTCGTTGAGAGCGGCGCACCGTAGGATTGAAATAGAATTGCTCGTGCGCGCGATCAACCTGCATCGTGGAAACTTATCCAGGATAGCTCGTGATCTTGAAGTGAGTCGCTCAACGCTGTACCGCAAGTTGCGGGCGTATGGGCTAGAAAAGTCAGTCCCCTCCAATACATCTCTCCGGGCTTCTGACAGAGCCACGCGCAGGGATACCACGAGATCATCCGCCGTCGAGCATCTTTAG
- a CDS encoding TerC family protein → MFDWLTNSEMWMALATLTALEIVLGIDNIIFISVLVGRLPEHQRNLARRLGLGLAMIARLGLLFSISLMMGLTAPLFTVLNHALSGRDLILIGGGLFLLAKATHEIHESLEGTEEQKSSIASTSFGMMLIQIALLDIVFSLDSVITAVGLVDDISVMATAIITAVLVMLFAARAIGEFVDTHPTIKILALSFLILVGVTLMVEGFDVHVPKGYIYFAMAFSVAVEMINLRIRRRAIPPRKLYNRYSARKPDCTAQEH, encoded by the coding sequence ATGTTCGACTGGTTGACCAACTCAGAAATGTGGATGGCCCTCGCCACCCTCACGGCCTTGGAGATCGTCCTGGGTATCGATAATATTATTTTCATTTCGGTCCTCGTCGGACGTCTTCCTGAACATCAGCGGAATCTGGCACGTCGACTGGGATTAGGCCTCGCAATGATTGCACGGCTGGGGCTGCTCTTTTCGATTTCACTCATGATGGGCCTGACGGCTCCGCTCTTCACCGTGCTGAATCACGCTCTATCGGGACGAGATCTCATCCTCATCGGAGGTGGGCTCTTCCTCCTTGCCAAGGCGACGCACGAAATCCATGAGAGCTTGGAAGGAACAGAGGAGCAAAAGTCTTCCATAGCCTCGACGAGTTTCGGCATGATGCTGATTCAGATTGCCCTGCTGGATATCGTGTTTTCCTTGGATTCTGTCATCACGGCTGTCGGACTCGTCGATGATATTTCCGTGATGGCGACTGCAATTATCACCGCCGTACTCGTGATGCTGTTCGCAGCTCGCGCCATCGGCGAATTCGTCGACACCCATCCGACGATCAAGATCCTTGCACTCTCATTTTTGATTCTGGTCGGAGTCACCCTCATGGTCGAGGGCTTCGATGTGCACGTGCCGAAGGGATATATCTATTTTGCGATGGCCTTTTCGGTAGCTGTGGAGATGATAAACCTGCGGATTCGTCGACGTGCGATCCCACCTCGCAAACTGTATAACCGATACTCAGCACGCAAGCCGGACTGTACGGCACAAGAACATTGA
- the hrpB gene encoding ATP-dependent helicase HrpB: MRPLPIDEILPSIRQTLHACANSILTAAPGAGKTTRVPLALLGESWLSDRKILLLEPRRLAARAAASRMAEELNERVGETVGYRMRLETKVGPTTRIEVVTEGILTRMLHQDPSLEAYGIVLFDEFHERSLQADMGLTLCLETQRLFRPDLRLLVMSATLDCEPVSDLLGQAPIITCEGRMFPVETRYLEQSMTSPLDHTVTQAIKRALARDQGSLLVFLPGLATIRRVERMLLDAELGSSIHVAPLHGELPQAMQDAAIRPAALGLRKVVLATSIAETSVTIDGIRVVIDSGWLRLPRFDPRSGLTRLETIRVTHDAADQRRGRAGRLEPGICYRLWTEKEQAGLAAHRPPEILDADLAPLMLDLAQWGTQNPEELSWLTPPPQGGVSQSKELLTRLGAFSTDGRLTEHGRDMAMLPLHPRLSHMLIQSKSLGLADSACEVAALLSERDVLQRTRDLQNSDLRVRVDLLHGEYDSVGLVPNRATIEQVKRTAHLWRRQLGAQCDARSNDRHDPSQRVGVLLALAYPDRIAQRQTGEDSRYRLVNGRGARFTGPSTMDGEPFLVIADLDGGTPWARIHLATPITREDIESLYHDQLVVEESVTWDETDGAVRASRRHTLGSVVIKNEAIPQPNEGHVMEALLHGIRHAGFACLPFTRELQEWQARVTWVRQATDSHSDWPDLSNEALLRTLDTWLGPYLTGIISLNRVKRLNLTRPLHALLTYEQQRRLDQLAPTHLVVPSGSRLRIDYEQGETPVLAVRLQEMFGCQETPRVASGTIPVILHLLSPAGRPVQVTQDLAGFWKRAYHEVRKELRGRYPKHHWPEDPLHSAPTAKPKRRS; the protein is encoded by the coding sequence ATGCGTCCACTTCCAATAGACGAGATCCTGCCGTCAATCCGACAAACCCTTCATGCCTGTGCAAATTCCATCCTCACGGCTGCACCAGGAGCTGGGAAAACGACCCGAGTCCCGCTGGCACTCCTAGGAGAATCATGGCTATCGGATCGGAAGATCTTATTGCTAGAACCCAGGCGGCTTGCCGCGCGAGCCGCCGCATCTCGTATGGCGGAGGAACTGAATGAGCGCGTCGGAGAGACTGTCGGCTACCGGATGAGGCTCGAGACCAAGGTCGGACCAACGACGAGGATTGAGGTTGTGACGGAGGGGATCCTTACAAGGATGCTTCATCAGGACCCTTCGCTTGAGGCCTATGGCATCGTGCTGTTTGACGAATTCCACGAACGCAGCTTGCAGGCCGATATGGGGCTCACCTTGTGCCTTGAGACACAGCGGCTGTTTCGTCCTGATCTTCGCCTGCTCGTCATGTCCGCGACGTTGGACTGTGAGCCAGTCAGCGATCTCTTGGGCCAGGCCCCGATCATCACGTGCGAAGGTCGAATGTTTCCAGTGGAAACCCGGTACCTTGAGCAGTCGATGACCAGCCCTCTCGACCACACCGTTACCCAAGCGATCAAGCGTGCTCTTGCGCGGGACCAAGGAAGTCTGTTGGTCTTCCTGCCGGGCCTGGCAACCATCCGCCGAGTCGAACGGATGTTATTGGATGCTGAACTCGGATCGTCCATACATGTTGCGCCGCTGCACGGGGAACTCCCTCAAGCGATGCAAGACGCGGCCATTCGACCAGCTGCTCTTGGATTACGGAAAGTCGTACTTGCCACATCAATCGCCGAAACCAGTGTGACGATCGACGGCATACGCGTAGTGATTGATTCAGGGTGGCTACGCCTTCCCCGGTTCGATCCACGCTCCGGTCTTACTCGATTGGAGACCATCCGAGTCACCCACGATGCAGCGGATCAGCGTCGTGGCCGAGCGGGACGTCTCGAACCAGGTATCTGTTATCGGCTGTGGACCGAGAAGGAACAGGCCGGGCTCGCCGCCCATCGTCCGCCGGAGATCTTGGACGCAGACCTGGCACCACTGATGCTTGATCTTGCCCAGTGGGGCACGCAGAATCCGGAAGAATTATCCTGGCTTACTCCACCACCTCAAGGAGGAGTCAGCCAATCCAAGGAGTTGCTCACCAGACTCGGAGCCTTTTCCACTGATGGACGATTGACTGAACATGGTCGCGACATGGCCATGCTGCCTCTCCATCCCCGTCTATCGCACATGCTGATCCAATCCAAATCACTGGGGCTAGCCGATTCCGCGTGCGAGGTAGCAGCCTTGTTGAGCGAGCGAGACGTTCTGCAGAGGACGCGCGATCTCCAGAATTCAGATCTCCGCGTTAGAGTGGATCTTCTTCATGGAGAATACGACTCTGTCGGACTCGTACCGAATCGAGCCACAATCGAACAGGTGAAGCGGACCGCACACCTCTGGCGCCGCCAACTCGGTGCACAATGCGATGCGAGGAGCAACGACCGTCACGACCCTTCACAGAGGGTCGGGGTCTTACTTGCACTGGCCTACCCTGATCGGATTGCACAGCGGCAGACCGGTGAGGACTCACGCTATCGGCTCGTCAATGGACGCGGCGCACGGTTCACCGGACCGAGCACGATGGATGGAGAACCCTTCTTGGTTATCGCCGACCTCGATGGAGGGACACCATGGGCAAGAATTCATCTTGCGACTCCGATTACGAGAGAAGACATTGAATCACTCTATCACGACCAACTCGTTGTGGAAGAATCAGTAACGTGGGATGAGACCGATGGTGCCGTTCGGGCGTCCCGCCGACATACGCTTGGTTCGGTGGTGATCAAGAACGAAGCCATTCCTCAACCGAACGAAGGCCACGTGATGGAGGCCCTGTTGCACGGTATTCGTCACGCAGGGTTTGCATGCTTACCGTTTACCAGGGAGCTTCAGGAGTGGCAAGCTCGGGTGACATGGGTCCGACAAGCAACGGATTCCCACTCGGATTGGCCCGATCTGTCAAACGAAGCGCTCCTGAGGACATTGGATACGTGGCTCGGTCCCTATCTAACCGGCATTATCTCGCTCAATCGGGTGAAGCGACTGAATCTGACCCGGCCGCTCCACGCTCTTCTCACCTACGAACAACAGCGACGTCTCGATCAACTCGCGCCGACTCACCTCGTCGTTCCAAGCGGATCTCGCCTCCGGATCGATTACGAACAGGGTGAAACTCCAGTGCTGGCGGTGCGCCTACAAGAAATGTTCGGCTGTCAAGAGACCCCGCGGGTCGCGAGCGGAACAATTCCCGTGATATTGCATCTACTCTCTCCGGCCGGACGGCCGGTGCAGGTCACGCAGGACTTAGCCGGGTTCTGGAAGCGGGCCTACCATGAAGTCAGGAAAGAGCTACGCGGTCGCTACCCAAAACACCACTGGCCGGAAGATCCACTCCACTCCGCCCCAACGGCAAAGCCGAAACGGCGAAGCTAA
- a CDS encoding DUF1232 domain-containing protein has protein sequence MSVSTRFFEVLRMISRLWSDLPLLGRLLKAWKRGSYRGLSVRTIVSLAAALLYIISPMDLLPDFIPGIGLLDDAAVLGLLLHSIAQDLAAFRVWEQHDERRSSV, from the coding sequence ATGAGCGTCTCTACGAGATTCTTCGAGGTTCTTCGGATGATCAGCCGTCTCTGGTCCGACCTTCCGTTGCTCGGTCGGCTACTGAAAGCTTGGAAGAGGGGGAGCTACAGGGGCCTCTCTGTGCGCACGATCGTGTCTCTCGCTGCGGCACTGCTCTACATCATCAGTCCGATGGATTTGCTGCCGGACTTCATTCCGGGAATCGGACTGCTCGACGATGCCGCAGTGTTGGGACTGTTGCTCCATAGCATCGCCCAGGATCTCGCTGCCTTTCGTGTATGGGAGCAGCATGACGAGAGGAGATCGTCAGTTTAG
- a CDS encoding IS256 family transposase, whose product MKRDTVVQWPSREVPQTPRSVLDEIAREGARRMLQAALVSEADDFIAQFGNVVDTEGRRVVVRNGYLPERELVSGVGSLAVKQPRVRDRSGHQTFTSKILPPFLRRLPSVDALIPVLYLKGISTGDFSEALTAILGPNVAGLSATNIVRLKEGWEKEFETWSKRDLSGKRYVYWWADGLYVNVRLDKDRPCILVLMGATEDGTKELLAVWDGERESKVSWQTVLRELKRRGLTEGPKLATGDGALGFWAALEEEFPETEEQRCWVHKTANMLDKMPKSIQPDAKQLIHEMYMAPTLDAAKEASEEFKKRYSAKHPKAVECLTKDEDVLFTFYNFPAEHWIHLRTTNPIESTFATVRHRTRQTKGCGSRKATMAMVFKLGLEAQKRWRRLNGHRLLAKVIEGAKFVDGEIEDVAA is encoded by the coding sequence ATGAAGAGGGACACCGTAGTTCAGTGGCCGAGTCGAGAGGTCCCCCAGACTCCGAGGTCGGTGCTCGATGAGATCGCCCGCGAGGGTGCGCGACGCATGCTCCAGGCAGCCCTGGTGTCGGAGGCGGATGATTTTATTGCGCAGTTTGGCAACGTCGTCGACACCGAGGGGCGGCGAGTGGTCGTGCGCAACGGCTACCTGCCCGAACGCGAGCTCGTCAGCGGGGTTGGATCGCTCGCGGTGAAGCAGCCGCGAGTGCGAGACCGCAGTGGCCATCAGACGTTCACCAGCAAAATCCTCCCGCCATTTCTACGGCGGTTGCCGAGCGTCGACGCGCTCATCCCAGTGCTGTACCTCAAGGGGATCTCCACCGGGGACTTCTCCGAGGCGCTCACCGCGATCCTCGGACCCAACGTCGCTGGCTTGAGCGCCACGAACATCGTGCGCCTCAAGGAGGGCTGGGAGAAGGAGTTCGAGACCTGGTCGAAGCGGGATCTGAGCGGCAAGCGCTACGTGTACTGGTGGGCAGACGGGTTGTACGTCAACGTCCGGCTCGACAAGGACCGTCCCTGTATCTTGGTGCTTATGGGAGCCACGGAAGACGGCACCAAGGAGCTGCTGGCAGTCTGGGACGGAGAGCGGGAGAGCAAGGTGTCCTGGCAAACGGTGCTACGTGAACTGAAACGTCGGGGGCTCACCGAAGGTCCCAAGCTCGCCACCGGCGACGGCGCGTTGGGCTTCTGGGCTGCGCTCGAGGAGGAGTTCCCCGAAACTGAAGAACAGCGATGCTGGGTCCACAAGACGGCCAACATGTTGGACAAGATGCCGAAAAGCATCCAGCCCGATGCAAAGCAACTCATCCACGAGATGTACATGGCTCCGACCCTCGACGCCGCCAAGGAAGCATCCGAGGAATTCAAGAAGCGATACTCGGCCAAGCATCCCAAGGCTGTCGAATGCCTCACCAAGGACGAGGACGTGCTGTTTACGTTTTACAACTTCCCCGCCGAGCATTGGATCCACCTTCGAACGACCAACCCCATCGAGTCGACGTTCGCGACCGTGCGCCATCGGACACGCCAAACCAAGGGCTGTGGCTCGAGGAAGGCGACGATGGCGATGGTCTTCAAGCTCGGGCTCGAGGCCCAGAAGCGGTGGCGGCGATTGAACGGCCATCGCTTACTCGCAAAGGTGATCGAAGGTGCAAAGTTTGTCGATGGCGAAATCGAGGACGTCGCCGCGTGA